CGTCATTCCAAGGCAGGACTTTTTTACCTAACTATTTTAACCGATCCAACAACAGGTGGAGTGACTGCTTCTTTTGCTATGGAAGGTGATATTATCCTAGCGGAGCCACAGAGTTTGGTTGGTTTTGCTGGGCGTCGTGTTATCGAAAATACAGTTCGTGAGACCTTGCCGGATGACTTCCAAAAGGCAGAATTTCTGCTTGAACATGGATTTGTTGATGCAATTGTCAAACGGAGAGAATTGCCTGAAACAATTGCTAAATTAGTAAGATTGCATGGAGGAAGTCGCGGATGAATATTGCAAAAATAGTCAGAGAGGCACGCGAGCAGAGTCGCTTGACTGCACTTGATTTTGCCAATGGAATCTTTGACGAGTTTATCGAATTGCATGGAGATCGCTCTTTCCGTGATGATGGTGCGGTTATCGGTGGAATTGGCTGGTTAGGTGAACAAGCAGTAACTGTCGTTGGTATCCAAAAGGGGAAGAGTCTTCATGACAACCTCAAACGAAATTTCGGACAACCTCATCCAGAAGGTTATCGTAAGGCCTTACGCTTGATGAAACAGGCAGAAAAGTTTGGTCGTCCAGTTGTGACCTTTATCAATACGGCGGGTGCTTACCCAGGTGTTGGAGCCGAGGAACGTGGACAAGGTGAAGCAATCGCCCGAAACCTGATGGAAATGAGTGATCTCAAGGTTCCAATCATCGCGATTATTATCGGTGAAGGTGGATCTGGTGGGGCCCTAGCTCTAGCCGTAGCTAACCGTGTCTGGATGTTAGAAAACTCAATCTACGCCGTACTTAGCCCGGAAGGATTTGCCTCTATCCTTTGGAAGGATGGAAGTCGTGCTATGGAAGCGGCGGAGTTGATGAAAATCACTTCACATGAACTCCTAGAAATGGGAATCGTAGACAAGGTAATCTCAGAAGCAGGGCTGTCAAGTAAAGAACTGCTAGGTTGCGTTAAAAATGAATTGCGTGCAGAACTAGATAGATTGCAAGAACTACCACTCGACCAACTTATCGAAGAACGTTACCAACGGTTTAGAAAATACTAAAAAGAAAGCTAGAACTGAGTAAAGGTTCTAGCATTTTTTCTAGAGAACATACATTTCAGGACGAAAAATTGACAGTTGAGGAGATGGACTATAAAATAGACAAAAAAGATGTATACTGTAGATGTAAGCTTACAAAAATTTATTTTAAGGAGGTACTTGATATGACAGGTACAGAAACATTTACAGTTCTTTCATCTGAAGAGTTAGACCAAGTTTCAGGTGGTCGAATGATTTGGTTAGTTGATGATAGACATTGGGATTCGCCATATGCATATAGTTTAGCGACAGAATGGAGTACAATACTGACTCATGCGACTAGACGTGCTTATGGTATTGGCTATTAATAAATTAAAGGGATAAGTATGAAAAAACTAGGGCACTTGGGAGTCTATACATCACTGGTATTTCTATCGGTTTATCTACCAGAGTTATGGATTATGCATCTAACTAAGATATTGGGATGGGGGATAGATGGCTATTCTATCATTTCACTTGTTTGGGAACTAGTTCTTGTAGTCTTATTTGTCTTTTGGTTAAAAAAGAAAGAGATGCTCTTTATCTTTGAAAAAAAGGCTTGGACTTGGTCAACGATTTTTCCCCTTGTAGTCAGTCTAGTAGCTTGTTATTTTGTTCGTCAATTGGTGGATGCTTTTCAGATACAGTATCACTATTTAGTTGATAACAAGTATATTTTTCAAAAGCTACTTTCTATCCTTTATTCAAATGGACAACCAACTTTTCTATCAACCGTTCTCGGTTTTATTTTAACAGTAGTCGTCGCACCTATATCAGAGGAACTAATTGATAGAGGGTATTTTATGAATACCTTCTTTCCCCAGTCCAAGTATTATTTGGATGTTATCCTATCTGCTCTCATCTTTGGGATTAGCCATTTAATCCTAACTCACCGAGACCCTATCGGTTTGATTATTTATAGTTTTATTGGTCTTTTCTTTGCTCTAGTATATCGTTGGACAAAGAACTTAAAAATCACCATCCTCTGTCATAGTTTTTTCAACTTTCTCATTTATGCAAAACCCATCTGGATTTTTGTTTATAATTATGTCTATTACCACTTTTTTAGATAGTGGGGGCAAAGAAAAAAGTGTTTGATAGTTGTCAAACACTTTTTCTATTTACTGTTCTTCTGTTACAAACTGGCTGAGCAGTCCATTGATAAAACGGGCAGACTTTTGATCTGAGAAGTTCTTTGCAAGCTCGATAGCTTCATTAACAGCAACTAGCTGAGGGGTGTCAAATGAAGTGATTTCAAAGACTCCCAAGCGAAGGAGGTTTCTCTCCACGAGCGTTAAACGTTCAATGGTCCAACCTGCTTTTAAATGCTGTGTGATTTGCTTGTCTAGTTCTTCCTTTTTAGCCTGAACACCAGAAACTAGCTCTGTCAAAAAGGCTGGAAGTTGCACATCCGTATCTTCACGATCGTGTGTGTAGGCGAAACGACAAGCAGTTTCGACATCTGTACCGAACTCAAGGCTCATGAGAGCTTGAAAAGCGCATTTACGGAGCTCACGTCTAGATTCTAATAGTGGACTAGTCATTGAGGAAATCCTCATCAAACAAGTCTTTCAAGTCTGGTTTTGGTGTTTTATCTGGAACAATACCTGCAACGTGGATATTGATAGCAGCGAGTTCTACATCAGCCATATTGCGGACTGCATCTTTGACAGCTTTTTGGATAGCAACAGCTACCTTAGGAACTTTTACTCCGTACTCAAGGTAGAGGTAGATATCTGCTGTGAGTTCTTCGTCCACGTTTTTAAGATAAACGCCACGGCCGAGTGAAAGTTTTGAAAGGGTATCAGATACTGATTTGTTTGAAAAAGAGTGTACGCCCTCTACCTTTGCAGTAGCAACAGCAATGATTTTTTCAAGTACACGTGGGGCGATAACGATTTCGCCAAGTTGTTCTTCAATTCCCATAGAATGACCTCTTTCTAGAGATTAGGCACGAGAAACGTAAGTTCCTTCTGCAGTGTTGATAACGAGTTTTTGTCCTGCTTCGATGAAGTCTGGAACGTTTACGACAAGTCCAGTTTCCATCGTTGCTGGTTTACCAGAACCTGTAACAGTAGCACCTTTGATAGATGGTTGAGTTTCTGCAACTGTCAATTCGACAGTAGTAGGAACGGTAACACCAATCACTTCAGTTCCGTAGAATTGGATCTTCACTTCTGAGTTCTCAAGGATGTAAAGCAATTCGTTTTCAACGTTGACTACAGGGATTTCGTATTGGTCGTAAGTTTCTGTATTCATGAAGTAAGCTGTGTCATCCATTTTGTACAAGTATTGAGCTGGGACAGTCTCGATGATGGCTTGTTCAAATTTTTCCTCTGGACGATAGCTTGTGTCAAATGTAGAACCAGTACGGACATCACGCAATTTCATACGCATGATCGTGTTTCCTTTACCTGGTTTGTGGTGGCTAGCTTCCAAAACGCGGATCAATTTTCCGTCAGCTGTTTCAAAGGTCATACCAGCTTTTAATTTACTTGCTTCAATCATGTTTTTACCTCTTTAATAAATATTATTACTCTTCATTTTACCATAAAATACTCTGGAAATAAAGCCAAAATAGTTATTGGGAGTTGGTAGAGAAGAAAAAACCAACCTTAGGGCCGGTTTTGTTCTGTCTAGTTTTCTTTCAACTTGGCCAATTCCTGGGCGAGTAGTTTAAGGGCAACTTGTGGGTTGGCTTGTCCTTTGGTTGCCTTCATGAGGAAGCCTGTGAAGGCCTTGTCTGCGTTGCGTTTACCTGATTTGAAGTCGGCAACAGTGGCTTCGTTATCCGCAAAGACTTGGTGGATGATTGGAATCAAGATAGCTGGATCTGAGATTTGGACCATACCTGCTTTTTCGACGTAGTCACGCGCCCCACCGCCATTTTTAGCCAGATGGACAAAGACTTTCTTGGTCATAGCTGAGGTCTTCAAGCAAGATACTGGTTGCTTCAATCTCGTAGAGGCCTGTCCAAACCTTGTTGACCTTTTGTTTAGCGAGTTCGTTGAAGGGTTTTTGATTGGCATTGAGACTATTGAAAAGGTTGATTTCATAACTCGAATAATTATTAAATTATTTGATAACCTTTAAAAATCATCTAAGATTTACTAGCATTTAGCTTCTTTATGGAATGGTGTTCGATGAGCCATCCCACAATCCATCCTATTGCTAGCAAGTAATTTTCAAAAGCACCGATAGCATTTACAGGAGAGTGATACTCCATATAATTGAGTAAGTGATTTGTTCCTATTCCAATTCCGCCAATAATGAGAGCAAGAAGTGCGATTCGTAGATAGAACCAATCGTATTTAATATTAACGGCAAGAATAATAATTAAGACAGCTAGATTCCAAATTCCAATTTCTCTTTGCCATCCTGCAGAAATACCGTAACCAGAATGCTCTCCCAAATATGATGGGAGAAAGATTTGTAGTATAGAAGCGCCTAACATAGCGATGATGACTAAGACAAATAGCAATCGTAAAAATTTGTTCATTTATTCCCCTTGTCTCATTCTCGTTTTAAAAGTAGAAAAAAGTGTTTAAAGAGTGAATTACTCACTGTCTTTCAACTTCGCCAATTCTTGTGCAAGGAGTTTAAGGGCGACTTGTGGATTAGCTTGGCCTTTGGTTGCCTTCATAAGGAATCCTGTGAAGGCCTTGTCTGCGTTGCGTTTACCTGATTTGAAGTCGGCAACGGCAGCTTCGTTATCCGCAAAGACTTGGTGGATGATTGGAATCAGAACATCTGGATCAGAGATTTGGACCATACCTGCTTTTTCCACGTATTCACGCGCACCACCGCCATTTTTAGCCAGATGGACAAAGACTTTCTTGGCAATCTTGGATGAGATGGTACCATCTTCGATGATGGCAATCATTTCTACCAAGTTTTCTGGTGTCAATTCGATTTGTTCTAGTGTTTTGCCTTCAGCGTTCAAGAATTGAGCAACTTCGCCTTGGAGCCAGTTAGAGACTTGTTTGGCATCACCACCAAGGGCAACAGCTTTTTCAAAGAAGTCAGAAGTGACTTTGTTTGCCGTCAACTGGCTAGCATCGTAGTCTGACAAACCAAGTTCAGAGACGTAGCGTGCACGGCGTTCTTTTGGAAATTCTGGCAATTCTATGCGCATTTCCTCAATCCACTCGTCTGAGATTTCAAAGAGCGGTAGGTCTGGTTCTGGGAAGTAGCGGTAGTCTGCAGCGCCTTCCTTAACACGCATGAGGATGGTTGCTTTGTTTGCTTCATCGTAACGGCGAGTTTCTTGGCGAATTTGACCACCTGAGCGAAGGATTTCGGCTTGACGTTGGACTTCGTATTCAAGCCCTTTACGGACATTTGAGAAGGAGTTGAGGTTTTTCAATTCAGTCTTGGTACCGAATTTCTCTTGACCATAAGGACGAAGGGAGATGTTGGCATCAACACGCATAGAACCTTCTTCCATCTTAACGTCAGAAATGCCAGCATACTGGATAACTTCCTTGAGTGCTGTCAGATAAGCGTAGGCTTCTTCAGGAGAACGCATGTCAGCCTCAGATACAATCTCAATCAAGGGTACCCCTTGGCGGTTGAGGTCAACGTAAGAGTAGCCATCTGTACCGTGGGTGTTTTTACCAGCGTCTTCTTCCAAGTGGGCACGCTCGATCCCGATTTTCTTAGTTGTACCGTCTTCTAGCTCGACTTCAATCCAACCATTATAACCGATAGGTTCATCAAACTGAGAAATTTGGTAGGCTTTGGGATTATCAGGATAGAAGTAGTTCTTGCGGTCAAAATGCATCTTTTTGTGGATGTCCATGTTGAGGGCAAGAGCTGCCTTAATACCAGCATCGACGACACCCTTGTTGAGAACTGGCAGTACGCCTGG
Above is a window of Streptococcus oralis subsp. dentisani DNA encoding:
- a CDS encoding acetyl-CoA carboxylase carboxyl transferase subunit alpha, whose translation is MNIAKIVREAREQSRLTALDFANGIFDEFIELHGDRSFRDDGAVIGGIGWLGEQAVTVVGIQKGKSLHDNLKRNFGQPHPEGYRKALRLMKQAEKFGRPVVTFINTAGAYPGVGAEERGQGEAIARNLMEMSDLKVPIIAIIIGEGGSGGALALAVANRVWMLENSIYAVLSPEGFASILWKDGSRAMEAAELMKITSHELLEMGIVDKVISEAGLSSKELLGCVKNELRAELDRLQELPLDQLIEERYQRFRKY
- the efp gene encoding elongation factor P yields the protein MIEASKLKAGMTFETADGKLIRVLEASHHKPGKGNTIMRMKLRDVRTGSTFDTSYRPEEKFEQAIIETVPAQYLYKMDDTAYFMNTETYDQYEIPVVNVENELLYILENSEVKIQFYGTEVIGVTVPTTVELTVAETQPSIKGATVTGSGKPATMETGLVVNVPDFIEAGQKLVINTAEGTYVSRA
- a CDS encoding CPBP family intramembrane glutamic endopeptidase, encoding MKKLGHLGVYTSLVFLSVYLPELWIMHLTKILGWGIDGYSIISLVWELVLVVLFVFWLKKKEMLFIFEKKAWTWSTIFPLVVSLVACYFVRQLVDAFQIQYHYLVDNKYIFQKLLSILYSNGQPTFLSTVLGFILTVVVAPISEELIDRGYFMNTFFPQSKYYLDVILSALIFGISHLILTHRDPIGLIIYSFIGLFFALVYRWTKNLKITILCHSFFNFLIYAKPIWIFVYNYVYYHFFR
- the gatB gene encoding Asp-tRNA(Asn)/Glu-tRNA(Gln) amidotransferase subunit GatB; translated protein: MNFETVIGLEVHVELNTNSKIFSPTSAHFGNDQNANTNVIDWSFPGVLPVLNKGVVDAGIKAALALNMDIHKKMHFDRKNYFYPDNPKAYQISQFDEPIGYNGWIEVELEDGTTKKIGIERAHLEEDAGKNTHGTDGYSYVDLNRQGVPLIEIVSEADMRSPEEAYAYLTALKEVIQYAGISDVKMEEGSMRVDANISLRPYGQEKFGTKTELKNLNSFSNVRKGLEYEVQRQAEILRSGGQIRQETRRYDEANKATILMRVKEGAADYRYFPEPDLPLFEISDEWIEEMRIELPEFPKERRARYVSELGLSDYDASQLTANKVTSDFFEKAVALGGDAKQVSNWLQGEVAQFLNAEGKTLEQIELTPENLVEMIAIIEDGTISSKIAKKVFVHLAKNGGGAREYVEKAGMVQISDPDVLIPIIHQVFADNEAAVADFKSGKRNADKAFTGFLMKATKGQANPQVALKLLAQELAKLKDSE
- the nusB gene encoding transcription antitermination factor NusB, with the translated sequence MTSPLLESRRELRKCAFQALMSLEFGTDVETACRFAYTHDREDTDVQLPAFLTELVSGVQAKKEELDKQITQHLKAGWTIERLTLVERNLLRLGVFEITSFDTPQLVAVNEAIELAKNFSDQKSARFINGLLSQFVTEEQ
- a CDS encoding Asp23/Gls24 family envelope stress response protein, producing the protein MGIEEQLGEIVIAPRVLEKIIAVATAKVEGVHSFSNKSVSDTLSKLSLGRGVYLKNVDEELTADIYLYLEYGVKVPKVAVAIQKAVKDAVRNMADVELAAINIHVAGIVPDKTPKPDLKDLFDEDFLND